A genome region from Alkalimarinus coralli includes the following:
- the ltrA gene encoding group II intron reverse transcriptase/maturase encodes MKPAFSENLLEQVLRPENFQAAWKRVRANKGAAGIDGMTIDEFPAWVKAGNWIKVTTDLETGQYSPSPVRRVEIDKPDGGKRQLGIPTVTDRVIQQAIAQVLTPIFDPDFSNNSFGFRPNRNGQQAVKQVQGIIKTGRRFAVDVDLSKFFDRVNHDLLMTHLGYKVRDKRLLKLIKCYLRAGLTLKLNGDNQLYSESQEGVPQGGPLSPLLANIMLDPLDKELEKRGHQFARYADDFTILVKSERAGERVLRSISGYLQRRLKLVVNTTKSHVVKTSESKFLGFTFKGGRIQWHPKTLLKFKQQVRQLTNRNWGVSMKYQLFKISQYLRGWINYFGIANCYQLCVDLDHWIRRRVRMAYWRQWRKPRTKVRNLMRLGVHVQAAVACGITSKGPWRSAKTPGINQALSLDYLKSQGLYSLRDGWIKLHYPE; translated from the coding sequence ATGAAGCCAGCCTTTAGCGAAAATCTACTTGAACAAGTACTACGCCCTGAGAACTTTCAGGCAGCATGGAAACGCGTTCGAGCTAATAAAGGGGCCGCTGGCATTGATGGTATGACCATCGATGAGTTCCCCGCTTGGGTTAAAGCAGGCAACTGGATTAAGGTGACAACTGATCTCGAAACAGGTCAATACTCACCCTCTCCGGTCAGGCGTGTTGAAATCGATAAACCAGATGGCGGTAAACGGCAATTAGGGATTCCCACGGTCACAGACCGTGTTATTCAGCAAGCCATTGCCCAAGTCCTAACACCCATTTTCGACCCAGACTTTTCGAACAATAGTTTCGGGTTTCGTCCAAATCGTAATGGGCAACAAGCGGTTAAGCAGGTTCAAGGCATCATCAAAACGGGACGCCGCTTTGCTGTTGATGTTGACCTGTCTAAGTTCTTTGATCGAGTTAACCACGATTTATTGATGACGCACCTTGGCTACAAAGTAAGGGACAAGCGTCTTCTCAAATTGATTAAGTGTTACCTCCGAGCTGGGCTGACCTTAAAATTGAATGGCGATAACCAGCTCTATAGTGAGAGTCAAGAAGGTGTTCCGCAAGGCGGGCCATTATCGCCGTTACTCGCTAACATCATGCTCGACCCGCTAGACAAAGAACTAGAGAAACGAGGCCACCAGTTCGCTCGTTATGCTGACGACTTTACGATTTTAGTGAAGAGTGAGCGTGCTGGCGAACGGGTTCTTCGGAGTATCAGTGGATACCTGCAACGCCGTTTGAAATTAGTCGTTAATACGACCAAAAGCCATGTCGTTAAAACCAGTGAAAGCAAATTCTTAGGGTTTACCTTCAAAGGAGGACGCATTCAATGGCACCCGAAAACGCTGCTGAAATTTAAGCAGCAAGTACGGCAACTAACGAACCGTAACTGGGGCGTGTCGATGAAATACCAACTCTTCAAAATCAGCCAGTACTTACGAGGCTGGATTAATTACTTTGGTATCGCCAATTGCTATCAACTTTGTGTCGATCTGGATCATTGGATTCGACGCAGAGTGAGAATGGCTTATTGGCGACAGTGGCGAAAGCCACGAACCAAGGTAAGAAACTTGATGAGGCTAGGTGTTCATGTCCAGGCCGCAGTCGCGTGTGGCATTACCAGCAAAGGCCCATGGCGTAGCGCTAAGACCCCAGGGATCAATCAGGCTTTATCTCTGGATTACCTGAAATCTCAGGGGCTTTACTCGTTACGTGATGGTTGGATTAAGCTTCACTATCCTGAGTGA
- a CDS encoding carboxymuconolactone decarboxylase family protein, translating into MLTKHHKELYDSFYEATHANEHLDTKTEVLVGLAAAMGMNCEPCTKYYLHQAKKAGVKKGEVSEVIAKVMAVAAGQKKLQAQQVIEEHKIDLSSFK; encoded by the coding sequence ATGCTCACTAAGCATCACAAAGAACTTTACGATTCGTTCTATGAAGCTACTCATGCAAATGAGCATTTAGACACCAAAACAGAGGTGCTAGTTGGTTTAGCCGCTGCAATGGGAATGAACTGCGAACCATGTACTAAATACTATCTTCATCAAGCCAAAAAAGCAGGTGTGAAGAAGGGTGAAGTATCAGAAGTTATAGCAAAAGTAATGGCTGTTGCCGCAGGGCAAAAGAAACTACAAGCGCAACAAGTCATTGAAGAGCATAAAATTGATTTAAGCTCGTTCAAATGA
- a CDS encoding GIY-YIG nuclease family protein has translation MQGYVYILSNPSIPELLKIGYTTTSLKQRIQELSSSTGVAEPFHLEGYCESVDPVDDERVIHQQLDSYRYSKNREFFKISVLKASRTLEFVCKTKASFSLPSNKNRLKTDATTIKASASSLFSNQKSLYVKKILTDLPKVNYRKNGENNDSYIIYGWSPFESKR, from the coding sequence ATGCAAGGTTATGTGTATATCCTATCGAACCCTTCTATCCCAGAATTGTTAAAAATAGGGTATACAACAACTAGTCTCAAACAGAGAATTCAGGAACTTTCTAGTAGCACAGGTGTAGCAGAGCCATTTCACCTTGAGGGTTACTGTGAATCAGTTGACCCAGTTGACGACGAGAGGGTTATTCATCAACAATTAGATAGTTATCGTTATTCAAAAAATCGAGAGTTTTTTAAAATATCAGTTTTAAAAGCTTCACGAACACTTGAATTTGTATGTAAGACTAAGGCATCTTTTTCTTTACCTTCAAATAAGAATCGTCTAAAAACAGATGCTACAACAATAAAAGCTTCAGCGTCGAGCCTATTTAGCAACCAAAAGAGCCTTTATGTAAAAAAGATATTAACCGATTTGCCAAAGGTCAACTATAGAAAAAATGGTGAAAATAATGACTCCTATATTATCTATGGTTGGAGCCCTTTTGAAAGTAAGCGGTAA
- the tnpC gene encoding IS66 family transposase, giving the protein MKITPDNLPDDVESLKALVQEQQVLLDKKQARVEHLEEQWRLFLHRKFASQSEKAPGQGELFDEAEAAAEDPIIELDAEATPSSETKTKAKTRGRKPLPSELPRVKVIYDLPESELQCPCGCQLTEMGEETSEQLDIIPAKIRVLQHIQKKYACKACEGNIKIATKPAQPIPKSNASAGLLAHVAVSKYQDALPLYRQEGMFNRVGIHLPRQTLANWMTRVSELLQPLINLMRDRLLESPVIHCDETVVKVLKEPDKPASSQSYMWVQVAGPPQQRIVLFDYDQSRSGQVPLRLLSGYQGYLHTDGYEGYNAVASQPGITQLCCMAHARRKFMEAKKAQPKNKVKTRGKADVAIDMIGKLYGLERAYKSAKPETRYQMRQEKAKPVIDKLRKWLDKTVSTVPPTTLLGKALHYMDKYWSRLTIYLDDGQLQIDNNVAENAIRPFVVGRKNWLFSDTPKGAHTSARIYSVIETAKANGLEPYAYLKQLFTQLPLVANVNDVEALLPWNQDLTTLLMNETLPQGVN; this is encoded by the coding sequence ATGAAAATCACCCCGGACAACCTACCTGACGACGTTGAAAGCCTTAAGGCTTTAGTACAAGAGCAACAAGTGCTGTTGGATAAAAAGCAGGCTCGTGTGGAGCATCTAGAGGAGCAGTGGCGTCTGTTCCTACATCGTAAATTTGCCTCGCAAAGCGAGAAAGCGCCGGGTCAGGGTGAACTCTTTGATGAGGCTGAAGCAGCCGCAGAAGATCCTATTATTGAACTCGATGCGGAAGCTACCCCAAGTTCTGAAACTAAAACTAAAGCCAAGACTCGTGGCCGTAAACCATTACCGTCTGAACTGCCTCGCGTTAAAGTAATCTATGATCTTCCTGAATCTGAGCTTCAATGTCCTTGTGGCTGTCAACTCACGGAAATGGGTGAAGAAACATCGGAACAGCTTGATATCATTCCTGCCAAAATCCGCGTACTGCAGCATATTCAGAAAAAGTATGCCTGCAAGGCCTGCGAGGGGAATATCAAAATAGCCACCAAGCCAGCTCAACCAATCCCAAAGAGCAACGCCAGTGCGGGATTGTTGGCTCATGTTGCGGTCTCAAAGTATCAGGATGCGTTACCGCTTTACAGACAAGAAGGCATGTTCAATCGTGTAGGCATTCACCTTCCTCGGCAGACACTAGCGAACTGGATGACCCGTGTCAGTGAGTTACTGCAACCACTGATCAATCTAATGCGTGACCGATTGCTTGAGAGCCCCGTCATTCATTGCGATGAAACGGTGGTTAAGGTTCTTAAAGAACCGGACAAACCTGCCAGTAGTCAATCCTATATGTGGGTCCAGGTTGCGGGGCCACCACAACAACGTATTGTCCTGTTTGATTATGATCAGAGTCGTTCCGGTCAGGTACCTCTGCGCCTGTTGTCCGGCTATCAAGGCTACCTGCATACCGATGGTTATGAGGGCTATAATGCCGTCGCGTCACAACCAGGTATTACCCAGCTCTGCTGTATGGCGCATGCTAGGCGCAAGTTTATGGAAGCAAAAAAAGCGCAACCTAAAAATAAAGTCAAGACCAGAGGAAAAGCTGATGTTGCCATCGACATGATCGGTAAACTGTATGGACTTGAACGGGCTTATAAAAGTGCGAAACCGGAAACCCGCTATCAAATGCGACAGGAAAAAGCGAAACCGGTAATAGACAAGCTTCGAAAATGGTTAGACAAAACTGTCTCGACGGTGCCACCGACCACTTTACTGGGAAAGGCCCTGCATTATATGGATAAATACTGGTCGCGCTTGACCATATATTTAGACGATGGCCAACTACAGATCGATAACAATGTTGCGGAAAATGCTATTCGCCCGTTCGTAGTGGGGCGTAAAAACTGGTTGTTTAGTGATACCCCGAAAGGAGCCCATACCAGCGCCCGAATTTATAGTGTTATCGAAACAGCCAAAGCGAATGGACTGGAGCCTTATGCTTATCTCAAGCAGCTGTTTACCCAGTTACCGTTAGTCGCAAACGTCAATGACGTGGAGGCACTGCTGCCATGGAATCAGGACCTAACGACTTTGCTCATGAACGAAACGTTACCGCAAGGTGTGAATTAA
- the tnpB gene encoding IS66 family insertion sequence element accessory protein TnpB (TnpB, as the term is used for proteins encoded by IS66 family insertion elements, is considered an accessory protein, since TnpC, encoded by a neighboring gene, is a DDE family transposase.), with amino-acid sequence MMRPDNSSVTVYLHREPVDFRKSINGLAVLVEAEMNLNPFEEALFVFCNRQRDKIKILYWERNGFCLWYKRLDKERFKWPKKLGEDVINLTGQELNWLLDGFDLWNNRPHQTLNYQSVI; translated from the coding sequence ATGATGAGACCTGATAACTCGTCGGTTACCGTCTATCTGCATAGAGAGCCAGTGGACTTCCGTAAATCAATCAATGGGTTGGCAGTTTTGGTGGAGGCTGAGATGAACCTGAACCCATTCGAGGAAGCCCTATTTGTGTTCTGCAATCGTCAGCGAGATAAAATTAAGATACTGTACTGGGAGCGTAATGGATTCTGTCTCTGGTACAAGCGCTTGGATAAAGAGCGATTTAAGTGGCCTAAAAAACTGGGGGAAGATGTTATTAACCTGACAGGCCAGGAGCTAAATTGGCTGCTGGACGGCTTTGATCTTTGGAACAATAGACCTCACCAAACCCTGAATTATCAGTCGGTTATCTAA
- the tnpA gene encoding IS66 family insertion sequence element accessory protein TnpA: protein MSKPALTEKQTYWLNHIQQCEQQKLTAPVYCDQHDLKVSQFHSYKHELRRKGVIRTEPSSAAFAKATVTLPQKSVPRKQPPPVFSCSVVWGKFRLQMTMGSPLL from the coding sequence ATGAGCAAACCAGCATTAACAGAGAAACAAACTTACTGGCTCAATCACATCCAACAATGTGAGCAGCAGAAACTAACAGCTCCGGTCTACTGTGATCAACATGACTTAAAAGTATCACAGTTTCATAGCTATAAACACGAGCTTCGACGCAAGGGCGTTATTCGAACAGAGCCGTCATCAGCTGCTTTTGCAAAAGCCACCGTCACGCTTCCGCAAAAGTCTGTCCCTCGCAAGCAACCACCCCCCGTTTTTTCTTGCTCTGTTGTCTGGGGCAAGTTCAGATTACAAATGACGATGGGTAGCCCGCTGTTATGA
- a CDS encoding transposase: MPKARKTLIALDATPYYHCVSRCVRRSFLCGDDHHTGISYEHRRQWVEDRLIKLVEAFAIELCAYAVMSNHTHTVLRVNERLAKSWSKQQVIERWHLLYAGNHLSQRFIAGQPLGPAEQQQLDSVVKIWRERLYSISWFMRNLNEHIARKANHEDNCTGRFWEGRFKSQALLDEKALAACMVYVDLNPIRAGIADTPETSDHTSVKARIKCAQPTERPHQPRHMLPFAGNPRQDMPDGLPYELNDYLALVDWTGKISRDDKRGVIDHNLPPILQRLALTPCQWKTLTQDFEKHFQHFVGDEDKMKEAYQTLGYQRHRGLQRCRELLSA, encoded by the coding sequence ATGCCCAAAGCCCGAAAAACGCTGATTGCCCTCGACGCTACCCCCTACTATCATTGCGTTTCCCGCTGTGTCCGTCGCAGTTTCTTATGTGGAGACGATCATCACACCGGTATCAGTTACGAACATCGACGCCAATGGGTTGAAGACCGGCTGATCAAACTGGTTGAAGCATTTGCCATCGAGTTATGTGCCTATGCAGTGATGTCGAACCACACTCATACCGTCCTGCGAGTTAATGAGCGACTGGCCAAATCCTGGAGTAAGCAACAGGTGATCGAACGCTGGCACCTGCTATATGCAGGCAATCATCTATCCCAACGGTTTATCGCTGGGCAACCGCTGGGGCCTGCCGAACAGCAACAACTCGACAGCGTGGTGAAAATCTGGAGGGAGAGGCTCTACAGTATCAGCTGGTTCATGCGTAACCTGAATGAGCACATCGCACGCAAGGCCAATCACGAAGATAACTGTACCGGCCGCTTCTGGGAAGGGCGATTCAAATCCCAAGCCTTGCTCGATGAAAAGGCACTGGCAGCCTGTATGGTCTATGTGGATCTCAACCCGATCCGCGCGGGCATAGCCGATACGCCGGAAACCTCTGATCACACCTCCGTCAAAGCGCGAATCAAATGTGCTCAACCAACTGAACGACCTCATCAACCCCGGCACATGCTGCCGTTTGCCGGCAATCCACGGCAGGATATGCCAGACGGGCTCCCCTATGAACTCAACGATTACCTGGCGCTGGTCGATTGGACCGGCAAGATATCTCGTGATGACAAACGCGGCGTTATCGATCACAACCTGCCACCGATATTGCAACGACTCGCACTAACGCCATGCCAATGGAAGACACTCACCCAAGACTTCGAAAAACACTTTCAACACTTTGTTGGTGATGAAGACAAGATGAAAGAGGCTTATCAGACACTGGGTTACCAACGGCATAGAGGGTTGCAACGTTGCAGGGAGTTATTGTCAGCCTAA
- a CDS encoding CcdB family protein, translating into MTQFTLYKNEDRSSRKTYPYFVNVQSDLLKDLNSRLVIPLSPGSAVNNTNAKKLCPIINLDEGSFILLAHQMTSVPRSILKAEVTSLESYRYEIMDAIDMLITGI; encoded by the coding sequence ATGACACAATTTACTCTATATAAAAACGAAGACAGAAGTTCTCGAAAAACTTACCCATATTTTGTTAATGTACAAAGCGACTTACTCAAAGACCTAAACTCCCGTTTAGTAATTCCCCTTTCGCCAGGTTCAGCAGTAAATAACACGAACGCAAAAAAACTTTGCCCCATTATCAACCTAGACGAAGGAAGCTTTATACTTTTGGCCCATCAAATGACATCGGTGCCGAGGTCTATATTGAAGGCTGAAGTTACTTCTCTTGAGAGCTACAGGTACGAAATTATGGATGCTATTGATATGCTCATAACCGGCATTTAA
- a CDS encoding type II toxin-antitoxin system CcdA family antitoxin — translation MQQAFNENAPKKATNLSINSDLLNKARGLKINLSATLEQALTIQVRNAERELWVEENKEAIQALNELADKNGLFSDSFRDF, via the coding sequence ATGCAACAAGCCTTCAATGAAAATGCACCTAAAAAAGCAACTAATTTAAGCATCAATAGCGATCTTCTTAATAAGGCTCGCGGCCTTAAAATTAACCTTTCTGCGACCCTTGAGCAAGCCTTAACTATACAAGTAAGAAACGCTGAAAGAGAACTTTGGGTAGAAGAGAACAAAGAAGCAATTCAAGCCTTAAACGAGTTAGCCGATAAAAATGGATTATTTTCAGACTCTTTTCGAGACTTCTAA
- the vapC gene encoding type II toxin-antitoxin system tRNA(fMet)-specific endonuclease VapC codes for MYVLDTNTLIYFFKGMGNVNQRLLSVLPKDIGIPSVVVYELEYGIAKSTSPNKRQKQLEELISLVNVLPFNEQEAKNSANIRAKLEKQGAPIGPYDTLIAGTALSVNGILVTNNTKEFERVKHLKLENWY; via the coding sequence ATGTATGTACTCGACACCAATACCCTTATATACTTTTTTAAAGGTATGGGTAATGTTAATCAAAGGTTATTATCCGTTTTACCGAAAGACATTGGCATCCCTTCTGTCGTCGTTTATGAACTTGAATACGGTATAGCAAAATCAACTTCCCCCAATAAACGACAAAAGCAATTAGAAGAACTAATTTCTCTGGTTAACGTTCTTCCTTTTAATGAGCAAGAAGCAAAAAACTCTGCAAATATTCGAGCAAAGTTAGAAAAGCAGGGAGCCCCTATTGGTCCTTATGATACGCTAATTGCCGGTACTGCTTTATCTGTAAACGGTATACTTGTTACTAATAACACCAAAGAATTTGAAAGAGTTAAGCACCTTAAATTAGAAAATTGGTATTAA
- a CDS encoding IS3 family transposase (programmed frameshift), which yields MAVRKNYSKEFKLDAISLVTEQGYSKAEAARNLGINPNVLGRWIKEHENDDGHAFRGNGKLTPEQEELRRLREENKRLKMERDILKKGGHLFCHGSKVKYAFITQHKKVWPVGIMCQQLGVTRSGYYSHLKRQDNKPDDPIHSEMIEWVQDIAKSSDDTYGYRRMKTALNVLGYPVGRNKTRKLMKEAGVKVKHKKKYKVTTNSNHKQPVFDNLLDREFSVEQPDQVYASDITYVWTQEGWLYLAVVIDLYSRKVVGWSMSSRMKAQMVCDALKMAVWQRRPKAGLIHHSDRGSQYASRDFRKLLNLHDFKGSMSKRGDCWDNAVVESFFGTLKQERVHWKNYQTRHEAQQDILKYISVFYNNERRHSYLDYRSPVQFEKEMVELRKVA from the exons ATGGCTGTAAGAAAAAATTATTCAAAAGAGTTTAAATTGGATGCGATTAGCCTGGTAACTGAGCAAGGCTATTCGAAGGCGGAAGCGGCACGAAACCTTGGCATTAATCCAAATGTGCTTGGACGTTGGATTAAAGAGCATGAAAATGATGACGGTCATGCATTTCGTGGTAATGGGAAGCTTACTCCTGAACAAGAAGAGCTTCGCCGCCTAAGAGAAGAAAACAAACGGCTAAAGATGGAGCGCGATATCTTAAAAAAAG GCGGCCACCTTTTTTGCCACGGAAGCAAAGTAAAATACGCTTTCATCACCCAGCATAAAAAGGTGTGGCCCGTTGGCATTATGTGTCAGCAATTGGGTGTAACACGCTCAGGTTATTACAGCCATTTAAAGCGTCAAGACAATAAACCTGATGATCCGATTCACTCGGAGATGATTGAGTGGGTCCAAGATATAGCCAAATCAAGTGATGATACATACGGCTATCGCAGAATGAAAACAGCATTAAATGTTCTGGGTTACCCGGTTGGCCGAAATAAAACCCGTAAGCTAATGAAAGAGGCAGGTGTAAAAGTTAAACACAAGAAAAAATACAAGGTAACGACAAACAGTAATCATAAACAGCCGGTATTCGACAATCTTCTTGATCGTGAATTTTCTGTTGAACAGCCTGACCAGGTTTATGCTTCTGACATCACGTATGTCTGGACGCAAGAAGGCTGGTTGTATTTGGCTGTGGTGATTGACCTGTATTCTAGAAAAGTTGTTGGATGGAGTATGAGTTCGCGCATGAAAGCTCAAATGGTTTGTGATGCGCTCAAGATGGCAGTTTGGCAGCGTCGACCTAAAGCTGGCTTGATACACCACTCAGACCGTGGCTCTCAGTATGCCAGCAGGGATTTTAGAAAGCTGCTGAACTTGCATGACTTTAAAGGCAGTATGAGTAAGCGTGGAGATTGTTGGGACAATGCCGTTGTTGAAAGCTTCTTTGGCACCTTAAAGCAGGAACGAGTGCATTGGAAAAACTATCAAACAAGGCATGAGGCTCAACAGGATATTCTGAAATATATCTCAGTGTTTTATAACAACGAGCGACGGCATTCGTACCTCGATTATAGAAGTCCGGTACAGTTTGAAAAAGAAATGGTTGAATTAAGAAAAGTTGCTTAA
- a CDS encoding imm11 family protein: MQGRYIDPEKLPELVFEHSFPTGEAIPHFLTGGTVLASKRLIDVISNIGVDNYQAFPVVLINTESREVRKDYYLFNVLGLLSATDTDSSKYDEIMKGDGELPLVAFKEMVIDSKKIHGQKMFRLAEEPISLIVDQDIVAALKTNKPDEGWGVVVEEIDVV; this comes from the coding sequence ATGCAAGGACGGTATATTGACCCAGAAAAACTACCTGAGTTAGTTTTCGAGCACAGCTTCCCAACAGGCGAAGCAATCCCGCACTTCCTTACTGGCGGAACAGTGCTCGCGTCTAAAAGGCTAATTGATGTCATATCAAATATAGGTGTAGATAATTATCAAGCGTTCCCTGTTGTTCTGATAAACACTGAGTCCAGAGAAGTTAGGAAAGATTATTATTTATTTAATGTACTTGGTTTGTTGAGTGCAACGGACACGGACTCATCAAAATACGATGAGATTATGAAAGGTGATGGGGAATTACCGTTAGTAGCTTTTAAAGAGATGGTGATTGATAGTAAAAAAATTCATGGGCAGAAAATGTTCCGCCTTGCAGAAGAGCCGATATCGCTAATTGTTGATCAAGATATCGTTGCTGCATTGAAGACCAACAAACCTGATGAAGGTTGGGGTGTTGTTGTAGAAGAGATTGACGTTGTATGA
- a CDS encoding type II toxin-antitoxin system RelE/ParE family toxin: MIYWEEESLNDRERIFEFLYDFNPIAAEKTDKIIEEKVENLHQQPLMGVQRGGIQGRLLVIPEISMIVSYWTDNTVIRVMRVLHQKQKFPAKRP, from the coding sequence GTGATTTATTGGGAGGAAGAGTCTCTAAACGACCGCGAAAGGATATTCGAATTTCTTTATGACTTTAATCCAATAGCAGCAGAGAAAACAGATAAAATCATCGAGGAAAAAGTTGAAAACCTACATCAGCAGCCTTTAATGGGCGTGCAACGCGGTGGCATTCAAGGCCGCTTGCTAGTCATTCCAGAAATATCAATGATCGTATCCTACTGGACTGACAATACCGTGATACGGGTTATGAGAGTCCTTCATCAGAAACAAAAATTTCCGGCTAAAAGACCGTAA
- a CDS encoding type II toxin-antitoxin system RelB/DinJ family antitoxin, whose product MDTRVQFRIDEETKRLAQQRTESQGRTLSDACRELTEQLADQQRKATSHDAWLTEQVNLAFEKFQTNRSTFVEHEHAKSSMSERKAKIRERC is encoded by the coding sequence ATGGATACTAGAGTTCAATTTCGAATTGATGAAGAAACTAAGCGCCTAGCCCAACAAAGGACAGAAAGCCAAGGGCGCACACTTAGTGATGCATGTCGAGAACTTACAGAACAACTAGCAGATCAACAGCGTAAAGCCACTTCTCATGATGCTTGGCTGACTGAACAAGTTAATTTGGCTTTTGAAAAGTTTCAGACCAACAGATCAACTTTTGTTGAGCATGAACACGCGAAATCCAGTATGTCAGAGCGCAAAGCCAAAATACGTGAAAGGTGTTAA
- a CDS encoding helix-turn-helix domain-containing protein encodes MIKDNKSQIEAMYRWINYNLDFTNIIPDSLEKALEGIKQDEAPGQLGESIKLSQRQIERLFQLWLGMTPKHYQRILRIKKTINFLRQNRSANLADVAQQFGFSDQAHMTREFRAIASNTPGRV; translated from the coding sequence ATGATAAAAGATAACAAGAGTCAGATAGAGGCTATGTATCGTTGGATAAATTATAATCTGGATTTTACCAATATCATTCCAGACTCTCTTGAAAAAGCATTGGAAGGCATAAAGCAAGACGAAGCTCCGGGTCAACTCGGTGAAAGCATTAAGCTGAGTCAACGACAAATTGAGCGCCTTTTTCAGCTCTGGCTAGGAATGACGCCAAAACACTATCAGCGTATTTTAAGAATTAAGAAAACAATCAATTTTTTGCGGCAAAATAGAAGCGCAAATCTGGCGGATGTAGCTCAACAGTTTGGCTTCAGTGATCAGGCTCATATGACCAGAGAGTTCCGGGCGATCGCATCCAATACGCCAGGGCGAGTATAA
- a CDS encoding PA2778 family cysteine peptidase — MLSLSVGCSTPHLTQQLYREKTADSVTSASIANVPFFPQQRFQCGPAALATVFNYRGLNITPDELKDEVYLPKREGSLQVELTAATRKRGLIAYPLAPSLIDLFKEIDGGNPVLVLQNLGIQLIPKWHYAVVAGYDMEESTITLRSGTTQNLTMPISTFEHTWERGSYWGLVILPPSQLPETAEPLKYLKAAQSLEAIAQFGTAQSAYEAALKRWPNNRIALLGLGNAHYALARYDEAGKAFKQLTSKFPYEPEGWNNLAYAMLAQYCKDAAILAAQCTVTLSNGSPQYMATLQEIRSASLTSTPAGHCEPVVCPVRE; from the coding sequence TTGCTCAGTTTATCCGTTGGCTGTTCAACGCCGCACCTTACGCAACAGCTCTACAGAGAAAAAACAGCCGATAGTGTAACGTCTGCGTCCATCGCGAATGTGCCATTCTTTCCGCAACAGCGATTTCAATGCGGCCCTGCAGCGCTGGCAACTGTGTTTAATTACCGCGGATTAAACATTACGCCTGACGAGCTTAAAGATGAAGTATACCTGCCAAAGCGAGAGGGTAGCCTGCAAGTAGAATTAACCGCAGCGACTCGAAAACGCGGTTTAATTGCCTATCCACTCGCCCCTTCACTAATAGACTTGTTTAAAGAAATTGATGGAGGCAACCCCGTACTGGTGTTACAGAATCTCGGTATCCAACTAATTCCCAAATGGCATTATGCTGTGGTTGCTGGTTACGACATGGAAGAATCAACCATTACATTACGGTCTGGCACGACTCAAAATCTTACAATGCCAATTTCAACCTTTGAACACACCTGGGAAAGAGGCAGCTACTGGGGGCTGGTTATTCTGCCACCCTCTCAATTGCCCGAAACGGCAGAGCCGCTTAAATATTTAAAAGCCGCACAGTCATTGGAAGCAATAGCGCAGTTTGGTACCGCACAAAGTGCTTATGAGGCTGCACTAAAACGTTGGCCGAATAACCGTATTGCACTGTTAGGGCTCGGCAATGCCCATTATGCTCTGGCACGTTATGACGAGGCAGGAAAAGCGTTTAAGCAGCTCACAAGCAAGTTCCCTTACGAGCCCGAAGGCTGGAATAATCTAGCGTATGCCATGCTGGCTCAGTACTGCAAAGACGCAGCGATTTTAGCCGCACAATGTACCGTCACCCTTTCAAATGGCTCACCCCAATACATGGCAACATTACAAGAAATCCGCTCTGCTAGCCTAACCTCAACACCTGCGGGTCATTGCGAACCTGTTGTTTGTCCTGTCCGGGAATAA